In the Scomber japonicus isolate fScoJap1 chromosome 18, fScoJap1.pri, whole genome shotgun sequence genome, one interval contains:
- the dctn5 gene encoding dynactin subunit 5: MELSEILYNKAEYIETASGNKVSRQSVLCGSQNIVLNGKTIVMNDCIIRGDLANVRVGRHCVVKSRSVIRPPFKKFSKGVAFFPLHIGDHVFIEEDCVVNAAQIGSYVHIGKNCVIGRRCVLKDCCKILDNTVLPPETVVPPFTVFSGCPGLFSGELPECTQDLMIDVTKSYYQKFLPLSQI; the protein is encoded by the exons ATGGAGTTGTCTGAAATACTGTACAACAAAGCGGAGTACATTGAGACG GCTTCTGGCAATAAAGTGAGCAGACAGTCGGTGCTGTGTGGGAGTCAAAACATCGTCCTGAATGGCAAA ACTATTGTCATGAATGACTGCATCATCAGAGGGGACCTGGCTAATGTCAGGGTGGGGAGACACTGTGTTGTCAAGAGCCGGAGCGTCATAAGACCACCTTTCAAAAAGTTCAGCAAAGG AGTGGCATTCTTCCCGCTGCACATCGGAGACCACGTCTTCATCGAGGAGGACTGTGTGGTCAACGCGGCACAGATTGGTTCCTACGTCCACATTGGCAAGAACTGTGTCATA GGTCGCCGATGTGTGCTGAAGGATTGCTGTAAGATCTTAGACAACACTGTGCTTCCTCCTGAGACTGTGGTGCCTCCTTTTACTGTCTTCTCCGGATGCCCAG gTCTATTTTCAGGGGAGCTCCCTGAGTGCACGCAGGACCTGATGATCGACGTGACCAAGAGCTACTACCAGAAGTTCCTGCCCCTCAGCCAGATCTGA
- the hapstr1a gene encoding UPF0472 protein C16orf72 homolog — protein MEEKKEDGDSEIQEHGPEHWFSKWERQCLAEAEQREPSEEQADNDHEKLWHLFQNSATAVAQLYKDRVCHQQGLSLWVPFQNAATAVTNLYKESVEAHQRSFDRGIQIGHQRRNKDMLAWVKKRRRTIRREDLISFLCGKAPPHRTGRANTRLTMVAPSRANSPAETGSSVEADLQPFREAIALHGLSGAMASISVRSGAPGSPTHVSGSSSNGGGTGGGGSSGSGPVCRSRRNGLQDVDLNTFISEEMALHLDSTGSASAGGGGTRKRNSTQCSDVITDSPTHKRNRMI, from the exons atggaggagaagaaagaagacggAGACTCGGAGATACAGGAACACGGACCCGAGCACTGGTTCTCAAAATGGGAGCGGCAGTGTTTGGCCGAAGCGGAGCAGAGGGAGCCGAGCGAGGAGCAGGCCGATAACGACCATGAGAAACTGTGGCATCTGTTTCAGAACTCTGCCACTGCTGTGGCACAGTTATACAAAG acagagtatgccaccaGCAGGGCCTGTCATTGTGGGTGCCATTTCAGAATGCTGCTACAGCAGTTACCAACCTCTACAAAG AGAGTGTGGAGGCCCATCAGAGAAGCTTTGACCGGGGCATCCAGATAGGCCACCAACGCCGTAATAAG GATATGTTGGCCTGGGTGAAAAAGCGCCGGAGAACCATACGTAGGGAGGATCTTATCAGCTTTCTATGTGGGAAAGCGCCACCTCACAGAACTGGCAGGGCCAACACCCGGCTGACCATGGTGGCCCCTAGCCGAGCTAATTCACCAGCTGAGACTGGCTCATCTGTGGAAGCAGACCTCCAGCCCTTCAGGGAGGCCATAGCACTGCATG gTCTGAGTGGAGCCATGGCAAGTATCAGTGTGCGCTCCGGTGCGCCGGGGTCCCCCACCCACGTTAGTGGGAGCAGCAGTAACGGAGGCGGCACTGGCGGTGGTGGATCCTCCGGCTCAGGGCCGGTGTGCCGCAGCAGACGTAATGGGCTCCAAGACGTCGACCTGAACACTTTCATCTCAGAGGAGATGGCACTGCATCTGGACTCTACAGGCTCCGCCTCtgccggaggaggaggaaccaGGAAACGAAACTCCACCCAGTGTAGTGACGTCATCACAGACTCCCCTACTCACAAACGCAACAGGATGATCTGA
- the ndufab1b gene encoding NADH:ubiquinone oxidoreductase subunit AB1b, producing the protein MAARVLQQCARSLARPSLRLLSGNLAVRAAAGPAVAIHRPLSFAVDSRRTRSLAQSRVPSVGVLCRQYGDLPPLTLETIKDRVMYVLKLYDKINPEKLQTSSHFMKDLGLDSLDQVEIIMAMEDEFGFEIPDAEAEKLMTPEGIVQYIADKKDVYE; encoded by the exons ATGGCGGCCCGTGTCCTGCAGCAGTGTGCCCGCTCGCTCGCCCGGCCCTCGCTGAGGCTCCTCTCCGGTAACCTGGCAGTTAGAGCCGCGGCCGGCCCGGCAGTAGCCATCCACCGACCCCTCTCCTTCGCCGTAGACAGCCGGAGGACGCGGTCGCTCGCGCAGAGCCGG GTCCCCTCAGTGGGTGTGTTGTGCCGACAGTATGGAGACCTGCCCCCCCTCACTCTAGAGACCATCAAAGACCGTGTTATGTACGTCCTCAAGCTTTACGACAAGATTAACCCCGAGAAG CTGCAGACAAGCTCCCACTTTATGAAAGACCTGGGTCTGGACAGCTTGGACCAGGTGGAGATCATTATGGCCATGGAGGATGAGTTTG GCTTTGAGATCCCAGACGCAGAAGCAGAGAAGTTGATGACTCCTGAGGGGATTGTACAGTACATCGCAGACAAGAAGGACGTTTATGAATAA